Proteins encoded by one window of Ignavibacteriota bacterium:
- a CDS encoding discoidin domain-containing protein: MKGKISFILFIVLSAKLFSQHEPIRVACVGNSITWGGLGDKSYPQQLGKLLGPHYEVKNFGISGRALLRKSDFPYWNEYTFQEAKDYNPQIIIIKLGTNDTKPQNWKYANEFYKDYLDFIAEFRKSNVKPQIFISYPCPVFHTEWGIRDSIVKIIIPIIDSVRFESKTDLIDFNTPLLDSANLFPDGVHPNADGYFIMAEIAKDAILNSPAGIIRFFKSDKMNFNKGEPCRLFWETTIGSEVTLNGSAVNEIDSIMVNLSESKTFTLIAKGEDRADTIMINLVYDQPGKIKSFYVKPRMLELDASDSAKIYWSTASGSSVFLDNTAVEANGNKTVVPKITSKFILTAAGDTLDYKEIMVQVLPAEQINRSLDNNIKSSSAAKNFPVEYANDGDTTTFWKSKNEATPWLYVDFNKIINLKKVKLTWGRIFAVGYQLQTINDKGLVSTIFTQSNGAGGNEDIDNLTGSSRYLRLLCTQKNLPEMGYELKEFEIYGENNISSVSEKLPYNYYLYQNYPNPFNPITTINYSISSIGWDNEIPVKIIVFDILGREIETLVNEKQNPGNYSIELNINSKSFYSSGIYFYRLQTSNFIDVKKMVVLK; encoded by the coding sequence ATGAAAGGAAAAATTTCATTTATTTTATTTATTGTTTTAAGCGCTAAATTATTTTCACAGCATGAACCGATAAGAGTTGCCTGCGTTGGAAATAGCATTACTTGGGGCGGACTCGGCGATAAATCATATCCTCAGCAATTGGGAAAATTATTGGGACCGCATTACGAAGTTAAAAATTTTGGAATTTCGGGAAGGGCATTGCTACGTAAAAGTGATTTTCCATATTGGAATGAATATACTTTTCAGGAAGCTAAAGATTATAATCCCCAAATAATAATTATTAAATTGGGAACGAATGATACTAAACCGCAGAATTGGAAATATGCCAATGAATTTTATAAAGACTACTTAGATTTTATTGCTGAGTTTAGAAAAAGTAATGTTAAACCTCAGATATTTATTTCTTATCCGTGTCCTGTATTTCATACTGAATGGGGTATTAGAGATTCAATAGTTAAAATAATAATACCAATAATTGACTCTGTTAGATTTGAGTCAAAAACTGATTTAATTGATTTTAATACACCTCTGCTTGACAGCGCAAATTTATTCCCCGACGGCGTACATCCAAACGCAGACGGATATTTTATTATGGCAGAAATTGCTAAAGATGCGATTTTAAATAGTCCAGCAGGAATAATTAGATTTTTTAAGTCGGATAAAATGAATTTTAACAAAGGTGAGCCGTGCAGACTTTTTTGGGAAACTACTATAGGTTCTGAAGTGACTTTAAATGGAAGTGCTGTAAATGAAATCGATTCTATTATGGTAAACTTAAGTGAATCGAAAACATTTACATTAATAGCAAAAGGTGAAGATCGCGCTGATACCATAATGATAAATTTAGTATACGATCAGCCGGGGAAAATAAAATCATTTTATGTGAAACCAAGAATGTTAGAATTGGATGCGTCAGATTCCGCAAAAATATATTGGTCAACTGCTTCCGGTTCTTCAGTATTTCTTGATAATACCGCGGTTGAAGCGAATGGTAATAAAACTGTAGTACCAAAAATTACCTCAAAATTTATTCTTACCGCAGCGGGTGATACTTTAGATTACAAAGAAATAATGGTTCAAGTTCTTCCGGCTGAACAAATTAATAGATCGTTGGACAATAACATTAAATCGTCTTCCGCCGCAAAAAATTTTCCCGTAGAGTACGCAAACGATGGTGATACAACAACATTTTGGAAAAGTAAAAACGAAGCAACTCCTTGGCTTTATGTAGATTTTAATAAAATTATAAATCTCAAAAAAGTGAAATTAACTTGGGGAAGAATATTTGCCGTTGGTTATCAGCTGCAGACAATCAACGATAAAGGATTGGTAAGCACTATTTTTACACAATCAAATGGTGCCGGCGGAAATGAAGATATCGATAATTTAACAGGAAGTTCACGATATTTAAGATTACTTTGTACACAGAAAAATCTGCCGGAAATGGGATATGAATTAAAAGAATTTGAAATATACGGTGAAAATAATATTTCATCTGTAAGTGAAAAATTGCCGTATAATTATTACCTTTATCAAAATTACCCGAATCCATTTAATCCTATTACCACAATAAATTATTCGATCAGTTCTATTGGTTGGGATAATGAAATTCCGGTAAAAATAATCGTCTTTGATATTCTAGGCAGAGAAATTGAAACATTGGTTAACGAAAAACAAAATCCTGGAAATTATTCAATAGAATTAAATATTAATTCGAAAAGTTTTTATTCAAGCGGAATTTATTTTTACAGACTACAAACAAGTAATTTTATAGATGTAAAAAAAATGGTAGTTTTGAAATAG
- a CDS encoding T9SS type A sorting domain-containing protein: protein MSIGKMKINFIYFVLWLILSSTLNFAGTIVIAHRGGASMAPENTRSAWQKAIEVKADYIELDIQLSSDDSLMIMHDDTINRTTNGSGLLSSFTYHQLREFDAGSWFGSEFVGEKIPTFSEALKTAKESENKIGIVAEIKTSNSKAVSKVVKMIQDFEMQSKVIISSFNFYQLTEVKSLDSTIQVQLFATASTSYLDQIDAIGGEWIGSDGTPTSFILNYAHEKNISFNSWTINSSDVMKSLIGLGVDAITTDFPKTLIAIGDTTPPSDVVLNNAEVIETSIKFSWQPATDEQSGIMGYKIFRSETSDSEKYLTQVDTISNFEDQTLIENKTFYYKIKAVNNAGIESQNFSNEIYAKTDFDITKPRLLYCTSNIDTSKIYLEFSEPIKKESAENASNFSINNIEVLGAELSKDLKTIILNTQGLTDSLYELNINNISDNASNPNTIVNLITTLRNETKTKNLVAAYTLDSFEPNDNDSIIFDNSGNENNGNVKNGVKISNGILGNGLEFDGVDDFVQFSASPTFDINGSEVTISVWTKLEYLPNEMTANFGPLFDSESDQYVLYEDKNNNELRFKVSTSVSAERPGIPGSALTKNEWINVTGVYNGSNAKIYLNGILKDTHNLTGMLKTGQTAMLGKSGTTGTPSYFKGKIDQVQIFSKALTDIEILNLFENIKREAFYIPLGVSENHSKPNNFYLRQNYPNPFNSFTTISYFLPSKSNVQLKIYDVLGRSSIILVNKIELEGNHSIHFNSDEYLLSSGVYFIQLKCDNYLQTIKMVLLQ from the coding sequence ATGAGCATTGGAAAAATGAAAATTAATTTTATCTATTTTGTGCTTTGGTTAATTTTATCATCAACTTTAAACTTTGCCGGAACAATAGTTATTGCTCATAGAGGCGGAGCTTCAATGGCGCCTGAAAATACGCGGTCAGCTTGGCAGAAAGCAATTGAAGTTAAAGCCGATTATATTGAGCTTGATATTCAACTTTCAAGCGATGATTCGTTGATGATAATGCATGATGATACAATTAACAGGACAACAAACGGCTCAGGTTTGCTTTCAAGTTTTACTTATCATCAATTACGCGAATTTGACGCGGGCTCGTGGTTCGGAAGTGAATTTGTCGGTGAGAAAATTCCTACTTTTTCCGAAGCATTGAAAACCGCGAAAGAAAGTGAAAATAAAATCGGCATTGTAGCCGAAATAAAAACATCAAACAGTAAAGCCGTTTCCAAAGTTGTAAAAATGATTCAAGATTTCGAAATGCAAAGTAAAGTCATAATTTCTAGTTTTAATTTTTACCAATTGACAGAAGTAAAAAGTCTTGATTCAACTATTCAAGTCCAGCTTTTTGCTACAGCATCGACTTCATATTTAGATCAAATTGATGCGATCGGCGGTGAATGGATCGGAAGTGACGGAACACCAACCTCATTTATTCTTAACTATGCGCACGAAAAAAATATCAGCTTCAACAGTTGGACCATAAACTCATCAGATGTTATGAAAAGCCTAATAGGTTTAGGCGTCGATGCCATCACTACTGATTTTCCCAAAACATTAATTGCAATTGGTGATACAACTCCGCCATCAGACGTAGTATTAAATAATGCAGAAGTTATTGAAACATCGATTAAATTTTCATGGCAGCCGGCAACGGATGAACAAAGCGGAATTATGGGATATAAAATTTTTAGAAGCGAAACTTCAGATTCGGAAAAATATTTAACGCAGGTTGATACAATTTCTAATTTTGAAGATCAAACTTTAATTGAAAATAAAACTTTTTATTACAAAATAAAAGCAGTGAATAATGCCGGAATTGAAAGTCAAAATTTTAGCAATGAAATTTATGCAAAGACGGATTTTGATATAACTAAACCGCGATTGCTTTATTGTACTTCAAACATAGATACTTCAAAAATCTATTTGGAATTTAGCGAGCCTATAAAAAAAGAATCAGCTGAGAACGCATCAAATTTTTCAATAAATAATATTGAAGTACTTGGAGCTGAATTAAGCAAAGATTTAAAAACTATAATTCTTAATACACAAGGATTGACAGATTCATTATACGAATTGAATATTAATAATATTTCCGATAATGCTTCAAATCCAAACACAATTGTTAATTTGATAACCACTTTACGCAATGAAACAAAAACAAAAAATTTAGTTGCTGCATATACATTGGATTCGTTTGAACCAAATGATAATGATTCAATTATTTTTGATAATTCCGGTAATGAAAATAATGGAAACGTAAAAAATGGTGTTAAAATTTCAAACGGAATTTTAGGAAATGGATTGGAATTTGATGGTGTAGATGATTTTGTTCAGTTTTCAGCCTCACCTACATTTGATATTAATGGTTCAGAAGTAACAATTTCAGTTTGGACAAAATTGGAGTATTTACCAAATGAAATGACCGCTAATTTTGGCCCGTTGTTCGACTCGGAATCTGACCAATACGTTTTGTATGAAGATAAAAATAATAACGAACTTAGGTTTAAAGTCAGCACTTCGGTTTCAGCTGAAAGACCCGGAATACCAGGCTCGGCGTTAACAAAAAATGAATGGATAAATGTTACAGGCGTTTATAACGGTTCGAACGCCAAAATATATTTAAATGGAATTCTGAAGGATACGCACAATTTAACGGGCATGTTAAAAACCGGACAAACGGCAATGCTTGGTAAAAGCGGAACGACCGGAACCCCTTCTTATTTCAAAGGAAAAATTGACCAGGTTCAAATATTCAGCAAAGCTTTAACCGATATTGAAATTTTAAATTTGTTTGAAAATATTAAACGAGAAGCTTTTTATATTCCGCTTGGTGTTTCTGAAAACCATTCTAAACCTAATAATTTTTATTTACGGCAAAATTATCCAAACCCTTTTAATTCATTTACAACAATCTCATATTTTCTTCCATCTAAAAGTAATGTTCAATTAAAAATTTATGACGTTTTAGGCCGTTCATCAATTATTTTGGTTAATAAAATTGAACTTGAAGGAAATCATAGCATTCATTTTAACAGTGATGAATATTTATTAAGCAGCGGTGTTTATTTCATTCAACTGAAATGTGATAATTATTTGCAAACTATAAAAATGGTTTTATTACAATAA
- a CDS encoding alpha/beta hydrolase: MKFRKLIQLAALLFFSSTQFLFPQDTTKYRNFEIGEIREVKSKINNVEYELIINYPYSYYEDTTKYFPVIYFTDGFYDFPLLFSIYGGLYYDKRIPEFFIVSFSYKGNVDYGSLRMHDYLPSTFGEANVGGGASEFLNVVEKDFIPYMENNFRIKKTWRALGGSSAGGVFALFTMFTNPKLFNAYIAISPAVELNNDWMFNFENEFFKKNKELNVSLFMTGAEKELPERPNFIKSIVKFDEVLKSRNYENFMYKFRMLDDAYHAGSKAEGFTRGFQYIFEPLLNPKKN; encoded by the coding sequence ATGAAATTCAGAAAACTAATTCAACTTGCCGCGCTATTATTTTTTTCCTCAACTCAATTTCTATTTCCACAGGATACAACAAAGTACAGAAATTTTGAAATAGGTGAAATAAGAGAAGTGAAATCAAAAATCAATAATGTTGAGTATGAATTGATTATAAACTATCCTTATTCATATTATGAGGATACAACAAAATACTTTCCTGTAATTTATTTTACGGATGGATTCTATGATTTTCCACTGTTATTCAGTATTTACGGCGGCTTATATTATGATAAAAGAATTCCGGAATTTTTCATAGTTAGTTTTTCATACAAAGGTAATGTTGACTATGGCAGTTTAAGAATGCATGATTATCTGCCTTCAACATTCGGTGAAGCGAATGTCGGCGGAGGCGCTTCCGAATTTTTAAATGTTGTAGAAAAAGATTTTATTCCTTATATGGAAAATAATTTTAGAATTAAGAAAACGTGGCGAGCATTAGGAGGAAGTTCTGCTGGAGGAGTTTTCGCGTTGTTTACTATGTTTACAAATCCTAAGTTGTTCAACGCTTATATTGCAATTAGTCCGGCTGTGGAATTAAACAATGACTGGATGTTTAATTTTGAAAATGAATTTTTCAAAAAGAATAAAGAGCTAAACGTTTCGCTATTCATGACGGGAGCTGAAAAGGAATTACCCGAAAGACCAAATTTTATAAAATCAATAGTTAAATTTGATGAAGTGTTAAAAAGCAGAAATTATGAAAATTTTATGTATAAATTCCGGATGCTGGATGATGCTTATCATGCTGGTTCAAAAGCGGAAGGATTTACAAGAGGCTTTCAATATATTTTCGAACCGCTGCTTAATCCGAAGAAAAATTAG
- a CDS encoding ROK family transcriptional regulator codes for MKNVIGGNAKLLRSINRSMILNIIRTQQPISRVKISKITKLNKSTVSSVVSELLDEEIIVEQKTSDPNVGRNPFDLFLKLGKYFIGAVAIETSILRFAVTDIDGTVIDSSFVEIDKTQGEDLLKICKQSLNKLCKKNKILKLKGIGFSIAGIVDAKSQIVNFASNLGWIEFNIGKSIKKLWPDVEILVVNNDAKSAALAELWFGSYKINLSNFLFLQVGTGIGSGIVVDNKILDGEFHAAGEVGHMMLFGDGEKCICGNNGCWESYASDKSTIKRFLESKKKIPDSVNLKLDDIIKLSENGEKKSVETLKQTGHYLGLGISNIIKIIDPQLIIIGGGIIQAWDIIFPEINKVVKKMMFYGKSEPVPILPTSLTLLPNLLGAAALVIKEVFDDYKITI; via the coding sequence ATGAAAAATGTAATTGGCGGAAATGCAAAATTATTAAGAAGCATAAACCGTTCAATGATTTTAAATATAATACGAACTCAGCAGCCGATTTCTCGAGTTAAAATTTCTAAAATAACCAAGCTTAATAAAAGTACAGTTTCGAGCGTTGTTTCCGAATTGCTGGATGAAGAAATTATAGTTGAACAAAAAACATCAGATCCAAATGTTGGTAGAAATCCCTTTGATCTTTTTCTGAAATTGGGCAAATATTTTATCGGCGCGGTCGCCATTGAAACTTCCATTTTACGATTTGCCGTTACAGATATTGATGGAACCGTTATTGACTCGAGTTTTGTAGAAATTGATAAAACACAAGGCGAAGACTTACTTAAAATATGTAAACAAAGTTTAAATAAACTTTGTAAAAAAAATAAAATTCTAAAACTAAAGGGAATAGGATTCAGCATAGCCGGAATTGTGGATGCAAAAAGTCAAATTGTAAATTTTGCTTCCAATTTGGGCTGGATTGAATTTAACATTGGGAAGAGTATAAAAAAATTATGGCCGGATGTTGAAATTTTAGTTGTTAATAATGACGCAAAAAGCGCTGCTTTAGCTGAGTTATGGTTTGGTTCTTATAAGATAAATCTTTCAAATTTTCTTTTTCTTCAAGTTGGAACAGGAATTGGCTCCGGAATAGTTGTTGACAATAAAATTCTGGATGGCGAATTCCATGCCGCCGGAGAAGTAGGACATATGATGCTTTTCGGCGATGGAGAAAAATGTATTTGCGGTAATAATGGATGTTGGGAAAGTTATGCGTCTGATAAATCAACAATAAAAAGATTTTTAGAATCGAAAAAAAAAATACCGGATTCAGTTAATTTGAAATTAGACGATATAATTAAACTATCTGAAAATGGAGAAAAAAAATCTGTTGAAACACTTAAACAAACGGGTCATTATTTAGGTTTGGGTATTTCAAATATTATAAAGATAATCGATCCTCAGTTGATTATTATCGGCGGTGGAATTATTCAAGCATGGGATATAATATTTCCCGAAATAAATAAAGTTGTGAAAAAAATGATGTTTTACGGAAAATCTGAACCGGTTCCGATTTTGCCGACATCTTTAACTCTGCTTCCTAATTTGCTTGGGGCAGCGGCATTAGTTATTAAAGAAGTTTTTGATGATTATAAAATTACTATTTGA
- a CDS encoding T9SS type A sorting domain-containing protein, with amino-acid sequence MFRTVIIFFLLVLNLKSQISFPITTGSLVFHRYSAWENWDGKLFLYEFSTKKLTELSKQWTEIEHTCNAHFSPDGTKIVFMAVPKNKRSSNSWNIYLYDFTNPEVVINLTPNSVLDQDPKFFKDGINICYKSDGDLRILNTQTLTSKKVTNDGWSVEESMPYPTADGKKIIYSSGEGDDTHIYSVNIDGSDKKVIENTNGVHSYYPMVKDDSTYIFTRGFSASNNADELYLADYNGTSYSLGFNSETADDSDSFPVDSQYVFFSSNRLGTKGGWDLFLGNSKTGSSWTLSIFGVNSNLHELGVCYSPFSVVTSIEQSKIKKPDIILDQNYPNPFNSSSRVNFYIPQSGNVKIDIINSVGELVKGYEFGYLSSGEHTFILESSFLTSGIYYYQFHINNTTITKKCVIVK; translated from the coding sequence ATGTTTAGAACCGTAATAATATTTTTTTTGCTGGTATTAAATTTAAAATCACAAATTTCATTCCCCATAACAACTGGAAGTCTGGTTTTCCATAGATACAGCGCTTGGGAGAATTGGGACGGTAAACTTTTTTTATATGAGTTTTCGACAAAAAAACTTACTGAATTGAGTAAGCAATGGACGGAAATTGAACATACGTGCAACGCGCATTTTTCTCCGGATGGAACGAAAATAGTTTTTATGGCAGTTCCCAAGAACAAAAGATCATCTAACAGTTGGAATATTTATTTATACGATTTTACCAATCCTGAAGTAGTAATAAACCTTACTCCAAACAGCGTTTTAGATCAAGATCCGAAATTTTTTAAAGACGGGATTAATATTTGTTACAAAAGCGACGGTGATTTAAGGATACTAAATACACAAACTTTAACAAGTAAAAAAGTTACAAACGATGGATGGTCCGTTGAAGAATCAATGCCGTATCCAACTGCGGACGGCAAGAAAATAATTTATTCTTCGGGAGAAGGGGACGATACGCATATTTATTCTGTGAATATTGACGGAAGCGATAAAAAAGTAATTGAAAATACAAATGGCGTTCATAGTTATTATCCAATGGTTAAAGATGATTCAACGTATATTTTTACCAGAGGATTTTCTGCCTCGAATAATGCTGATGAACTTTATCTGGCAGATTATAACGGAACATCATATTCACTAGGTTTTAATTCAGAAACTGCTGATGATTCTGATTCATTTCCGGTTGATTCTCAATATGTTTTCTTTTCAAGCAATCGTTTAGGCACAAAAGGCGGATGGGATTTATTTTTAGGTAATTCAAAAACAGGTTCATCATGGACGCTTTCAATTTTTGGAGTGAATTCAAATCTGCATGAACTTGGAGTTTGTTATTCTCCATTCAGCGTTGTTACTTCGATAGAACAATCGAAAATTAAGAAACCAGATATTATTTTAGATCAAAATTATCCTAATCCATTTAATTCTTCTTCAAGAGTAAACTTTTATATTCCGCAAAGCGGAAATGTTAAAATTGATATTATTAATTCGGTCGGTGAATTAGTAAAAGGCTATGAGTTCGGATATTTAAGTTCAGGCGAGCATACTTTCATATTGGAAAGTTCATTTCTAACCTCTGGGATATATTATTATCAATTTCACATAAATAACACAACAATAACAAAAAAATGCGTTATAGTAAAATAA
- a CDS encoding Na+:solute symporter: protein MGALNWIDILVIISFFVIVFGIAIYYSKKGGKDTGEFFLSGRNMPWYIAGTAMVATTFAADTPLAVTELVAKNGIAGNWLWWNLAIGGMLTVFFFAKLWRRANILTDVEFVELRYSGKSAAWLRGFRAIYLGLFMNAIVMGWVNKAMEKIFSVVIPNFDPFTLVVITALIIAVYSTASGLLGTARTDSFQFVFAMIGCIVLAVIIVQEPEIGSLENLKNSLPKSTLEFFPSIGSIGLGDAANGIFAISVGAFFAHVALQWWSSWYPGADPGGGGYIAQRMMSAKDEKNSVLATLWFTIAHYTVRPWPWIIVALASLVLLPRSTVDDLKKENMSYYQSAEKVHSKVNLSAEEKDVVNNAEFKTYYEKYENTVDPGLLYPKLMLKYLPSGLLGMLIAVFLAAYMSTIASQLNWGTSYLINDFYRRFIKQTADEKHYIKVSRFGIILMTVFSLIVTKYFLSSISGAWEFIINASAGMGAVLILRWYWWRINAWSEISAMLAPLIIYPIAKYGYGLESPITLYPIVFGTTIVWLIVTYITKPVDEKKLVEFYKRTFPGGIGWKNIASKLSDVKSDMNFGKAFVNWIAGVVLIYSFLFGLGSLLFGFWTNFLIYGVLALVSAVIIFRNLK from the coding sequence ATGGGTGCTTTAAACTGGATTGATATTCTTGTAATTATATCATTTTTCGTTATTGTTTTTGGAATTGCAATTTATTATTCCAAAAAGGGCGGAAAAGATACAGGCGAATTTTTTCTTTCCGGAAGAAATATGCCGTGGTATATTGCGGGAACCGCAATGGTTGCAACAACATTCGCTGCCGATACTCCTTTGGCGGTTACCGAACTTGTCGCTAAAAACGGAATTGCGGGAAACTGGCTTTGGTGGAATCTTGCTATTGGCGGAATGCTCACCGTTTTCTTTTTTGCAAAACTATGGCGAAGAGCAAATATTTTAACCGATGTTGAATTTGTAGAACTAAGATACTCCGGAAAATCCGCCGCTTGGCTAAGAGGATTTAGAGCAATTTATCTCGGCTTATTTATGAATGCGATTGTGATGGGCTGGGTAAATAAAGCAATGGAAAAAATATTTTCGGTTGTTATTCCTAATTTTGATCCATTTACACTTGTAGTAATTACGGCTTTAATAATTGCGGTTTATTCAACTGCATCGGGATTATTGGGAACAGCTAGAACCGATAGTTTCCAATTTGTTTTTGCTATGATTGGCTGCATAGTACTTGCCGTAATAATTGTCCAAGAACCTGAAATCGGTAGTCTTGAAAATTTAAAAAATAGTTTGCCCAAATCTACATTGGAATTTTTCCCCTCAATTGGCAGTATTGGATTAGGGGATGCGGCAAATGGAATTTTTGCAATTTCAGTCGGTGCTTTTTTTGCACACGTTGCGCTTCAATGGTGGAGCAGTTGGTATCCCGGCGCTGATCCCGGCGGCGGAGGTTATATTGCCCAAAGAATGATGTCTGCAAAAGATGAAAAAAACAGCGTACTTGCAACTCTTTGGTTTACAATTGCACATTACACGGTGCGTCCATGGCCTTGGATAATTGTTGCGTTAGCTTCTTTAGTTTTGCTGCCAAGAAGCACGGTTGATGATCTTAAAAAAGAAAATATGAGCTATTATCAAAGTGCCGAAAAAGTTCATTCAAAAGTAAATTTATCCGCTGAAGAAAAAGATGTTGTGAATAATGCCGAATTTAAAACGTATTATGAAAAATATGAAAACACTGTCGATCCGGGTTTACTGTATCCGAAATTAATGCTTAAATATTTACCATCGGGGTTATTGGGAATGCTGATAGCCGTATTCTTAGCAGCGTATATGTCGACTATTGCTTCGCAATTAAACTGGGGAACTTCATATTTAATCAATGATTTTTACAGAAGATTTATCAAACAAACTGCTGATGAAAAACATTATATAAAAGTTTCTAGATTTGGAATAATTTTAATGACGGTTTTTTCTCTTATTGTTACTAAGTATTTTCTTTCTTCCATTTCCGGCGCATGGGAATTTATAATAAATGCAAGTGCGGGAATGGGTGCGGTGCTTATTTTACGCTGGTATTGGTGGAGAATAAACGCATGGTCAGAAATTTCAGCTATGCTGGCACCGTTGATAATTTATCCAATAGCAAAATATGGCTATGGTTTGGAATCGCCAATAACTCTTTACCCGATTGTTTTCGGAACAACAATTGTTTGGCTGATAGTTACTTATATAACAAAACCAGTGGACGAGAAAAAGTTAGTTGAATTTTATAAAAGAACTTTCCCAGGCGGCATTGGGTGGAAAAATATCGCGTCAAAATTAAGTGATGTAAAAAGCGATATGAATTTTGGTAAGGCCTTTGTCAATTGGATTGCGGGCGTAGTTTTAATTTATTCATTTTTATTCGGACTCGGCAGTTTGCTGTTTGGGTTTTGGACAAACTTTTTAATTTATGGAGTTTTAGCATTAGTAAGCGCGGTTATTATATTCCGTAACTTAAAATAA
- the crcB gene encoding fluoride efflux transporter CrcB, with amino-acid sequence MKFLFVFIGAGIGGSLRYLVSDLVSKYFPIYFPFGTLIVNFLGSLLIGFFIFGLDDKELLSNSLKLLLTVGFCGGFTTFSTFSFETFNLLRNSQYLFAALNIFLSVAVTILGIYFAYIISK; translated from the coding sequence ATGAAATTTCTTTTTGTATTTATTGGCGCCGGAATTGGTGGAAGTTTAAGATATTTAGTATCAGATTTGGTTTCAAAATATTTCCCAATTTATTTTCCATTCGGAACTCTAATCGTAAATTTTTTAGGAAGCCTTCTTATTGGATTTTTTATATTCGGTTTAGATGATAAGGAACTTTTATCCAATAGTTTAAAGCTTCTGCTAACTGTAGGGTTTTGCGGAGGGTTTACAACATTTTCTACTTTTTCGTTTGAAACATTTAATCTTTTAAGAAATTCCCAATATCTATTTGCCGCGTTAAATATATTTTTGAGTGTAGCTGTTACAATTCTAGGAATTTATTTCGCTTACATAATATCTAAATAA
- a CDS encoding T9SS type A sorting domain-containing protein produces the protein MKIPLDITLNDADATGSREGMLSLSPLNNDDSYANVSAWSYTWYGDKNVVGVEDGKMLTAKFNLEQNYPNPFNPVTQINYSISKQGFVSLKIYNILGSEVENLISENQTAGNYTVTFDASKLASGVYMYKLETENFISTKKMILMK, from the coding sequence ATGAAAATTCCTCTTGATATTACTCTTAATGATGCTGATGCTACCGGATCAAGAGAAGGAATGCTTTCTTTATCTCCGCTTAATAACGATGATTCGTATGCAAATGTTTCTGCTTGGTCATATACTTGGTATGGAGATAAAAATGTTGTTGGAGTTGAAGATGGCAAAATGCTGACCGCAAAATTTAATTTAGAACAAAATTATCCCAACCCGTTTAATCCGGTCACTCAGATTAACTATTCAATATCAAAACAAGGATTTGTTTCACTAAAAATATATAATATTTTAGGAAGTGAAGTTGAAAATTTAATTAGTGAAAATCAAACTGCGGGTAATTATACAGTAACATTTGATGCAAGTAAACTGGCTTCGGGTGTTTATATGTATAAACTTGAAACAGAAAATTTTATTAGTACAAAAAAAATGATCTTAATGAAATAA
- a CDS encoding DUF190 domain-containing protein yields the protein MNYLKGQLLRIFIGENDKIGPIPVYEKIVVSAKQANLAGSTVYKGIMGFGKNSKIHTSKVLRLSEDLPLVIEIVDSEENIQKFLPIIDDILEKSNSGGLITVEQANIIRHFSSK from the coding sequence ATGAATTATTTAAAAGGACAATTATTAAGAATATTTATCGGGGAAAATGATAAAATTGGTCCTATTCCCGTTTATGAAAAAATTGTTGTTTCGGCAAAACAAGCAAACCTTGCGGGAAGCACCGTTTACAAAGGTATAATGGGATTTGGGAAAAACAGCAAAATTCATACAAGCAAGGTTTTAAGACTTTCTGAAGATTTACCGCTGGTAATTGAAATTGTAGATTCAGAAGAAAATATTCAAAAGTTTCTTCCAATTATTGATGATATTTTAGAAAAATCAAACTCGGGCGGACTCATTACTGTTGAACAAGCAAATATTATAAGGCATTTTTCTTCTAAATAA